One window of Burkholderia vietnamiensis LMG 10929 genomic DNA carries:
- the hisC gene encoding histidinol-phosphate transaminase, with amino-acid sequence MTTPQDIIRRDVLAMTSYPVPDASGFVKLDAMENPYPLPAPLAAALGERLAQVALNRYPAPRPGALLDKLRRTMGVPAACDVLLGNGSDEIISMMSVACAKPGAKVLAPVPGFVMYELSAKFAQLEFVGVPLKADLTLDADAMIAAIAEHRPALVYLAYPNNPTGTLYDAADVERIIAAARHSLVVIDEAYQPFAQHSWLPRAAEFDNVVVMRTVSKLGLAGIRLGYLAGLPAWLTEFDKVRPPYNINVLTQATVDFLLDHLDVLDAQAAELRAERTRVAQAVAALPGVTVFPSAGNFLLVRVPDAAAVFDALLTERVLIKNVSKMHPLLAECVRLTVGSPDENARLLAALKLALRG; translated from the coding sequence ATGACCACGCCACAAGACATCATCCGCCGCGACGTGCTCGCGATGACGAGCTACCCGGTGCCCGACGCGAGCGGCTTCGTGAAGCTCGACGCGATGGAGAACCCGTATCCGCTGCCCGCGCCGCTCGCCGCCGCGCTCGGCGAGCGCCTCGCGCAGGTCGCGCTGAACCGCTATCCGGCGCCGCGCCCCGGTGCGCTGCTGGACAAGCTGCGCCGCACGATGGGCGTGCCGGCCGCGTGCGACGTGCTGCTCGGCAACGGCTCCGACGAGATCATCAGCATGATGTCGGTCGCCTGCGCGAAGCCCGGCGCGAAGGTGCTCGCGCCGGTGCCGGGCTTCGTGATGTACGAGCTGTCGGCGAAGTTCGCGCAGCTCGAGTTCGTCGGCGTGCCGCTGAAGGCCGACCTTACGCTCGACGCAGACGCAATGATCGCGGCGATCGCCGAGCACCGGCCGGCGCTCGTCTATCTGGCGTACCCGAACAATCCGACCGGCACGCTGTACGACGCAGCCGACGTCGAGCGGATCATCGCGGCTGCGCGGCACAGCCTCGTCGTGATCGACGAGGCGTACCAGCCGTTCGCGCAGCACTCGTGGCTGCCGCGCGCGGCCGAGTTCGACAACGTCGTCGTGATGCGCACGGTGTCGAAGCTCGGGCTCGCCGGGATCCGCCTCGGCTATCTCGCCGGGCTGCCCGCGTGGCTGACCGAATTCGACAAGGTGCGCCCGCCGTACAACATCAACGTGCTGACGCAGGCGACCGTGGATTTCCTGCTCGACCACCTCGACGTGCTCGACGCGCAGGCAGCCGAGCTGCGTGCGGAACGCACGCGCGTCGCGCAGGCGGTCGCCGCGCTGCCGGGCGTGACCGTGTTCCCGAGCGCCGGCAATTTCCTGCTGGTGCGCGTGCCCGATGCGGCCGCCGTGTTCGATGCATTGCTCACCGAGCGGGTGTTGATCAAAAACGTGAGTAAAATGCACCCATTGTTGGCCGAATGCGTGCGACTGA
- the hisD gene encoding histidinol dehydrogenase, which yields MAITIRKLDSTRDGFDAELRTLLAFEASEDEAIEQSVAKILADVKSRGDAAVLEYTNRFDRLDADSVAALELPQDALQAALDGLAPKARAALEAAAARVRAYHEKQKIECGTHSWQYTESDGTVLGQKITPLDRVGLYVPGGKAAYPSSVLMNAIPARVAGVGEIVMVVPTPDGVKNDLVLAAALLGGVDRVFTIGGAQAVGALAYGTATVPPVDKICGPGNAYVASAKRRVFGTVGIDMIAGPSEILVLCDGTTDPSWVAMDLFSQAEHDELAQSILLCPDGAFLERVEKAIDELLPTMPRQDVIRASLEGRGALIKVRDMAEACRIANDIAPEHLEISALEPQQWGQQIRHAGAIFLGRYTSESLGDYCAGPNHVLPTSRTARFSSPLGVYDFIKRSSVIEVSAEGAQTLGEIASELAYGEGLQAHARSAELRMRG from the coding sequence ATGGCCATCACCATCCGCAAACTCGATTCGACGCGCGACGGCTTCGACGCCGAGCTGCGTACGTTGCTCGCCTTCGAGGCGAGCGAGGACGAAGCGATCGAGCAGTCGGTCGCGAAGATCCTCGCCGACGTGAAATCGCGCGGCGACGCCGCGGTGCTCGAATACACGAACCGCTTCGACCGGCTGGACGCGGACAGCGTCGCCGCGCTCGAACTGCCGCAGGACGCGCTGCAGGCCGCGCTCGACGGCCTCGCGCCGAAGGCGCGCGCGGCGCTCGAAGCCGCGGCCGCACGCGTGCGTGCGTACCACGAGAAGCAGAAGATCGAGTGCGGCACGCACAGCTGGCAGTACACGGAAAGCGACGGCACGGTGCTCGGCCAGAAGATCACGCCGCTCGACCGCGTCGGGCTCTACGTGCCGGGCGGCAAGGCCGCCTATCCGTCGTCGGTGCTGATGAACGCGATTCCGGCGCGCGTGGCGGGCGTCGGCGAGATCGTGATGGTCGTACCGACCCCCGACGGCGTGAAGAACGACCTCGTGCTGGCCGCCGCGCTGCTCGGCGGCGTCGATCGCGTGTTCACCATCGGCGGCGCGCAGGCGGTCGGCGCGCTCGCGTACGGCACGGCCACGGTGCCGCCGGTCGACAAGATCTGCGGCCCGGGCAATGCGTACGTCGCATCGGCGAAGCGCCGCGTGTTCGGCACGGTCGGCATCGACATGATCGCCGGCCCGTCGGAAATCCTCGTGCTGTGCGATGGCACGACCGATCCGAGCTGGGTCGCGATGGACCTGTTCTCGCAGGCCGAGCACGACGAGCTCGCGCAGTCGATCCTGCTGTGCCCGGACGGCGCGTTCCTCGAGCGCGTCGAGAAGGCGATCGACGAGCTGCTGCCGACGATGCCGCGTCAGGACGTGATCCGCGCGTCGCTCGAAGGGCGCGGCGCGCTGATCAAGGTGCGCGACATGGCCGAAGCGTGCCGGATCGCGAACGACATCGCGCCCGAGCACCTCGAAATTTCCGCGCTCGAGCCGCAGCAATGGGGCCAGCAGATCCGCCATGCCGGCGCGATCTTCCTCGGCCGCTACACGAGCGAGAGCCTCGGCGATTACTGCGCCGGCCCGAACCACGTGCTGCCGACCTCGCGCACCGCGCGCTTCTCGTCGCCGCTCGGCGTGTACGACTTCATCAAGCGCTCGAGCGTGATCGAAGTCAGCGCCGAAGGCGCGCAGACGCTCGGCGAGATCGCCTCCGAGCTCGCCTACGGCGAAGGGCTGCAGGCGCACGCGCGCAGCGCCGAACTGCGGATGAGGGGGTGA
- the hisG gene encoding ATP phosphoribosyltransferase: protein MSAPLTLALSKGRIFEETLPLLAAAGVQVAEDPETSRKLILPTTDPNLRVIIVRASDVPTYVEYGAADFGVAGKDVLVEHGGSGLYQPIDLNIARCRMSVAVPAGFDYANAVRQGARLRVATKYVETAREHFAAKGVHVDLIKLYGSMELAPLVGLADAIVDLVSSGGTLKANNLVEVEEIMSISSRLVVNQAALKLKRTALKPFLDAFERASQNGN from the coding sequence ATGAGCGCGCCGTTGACCCTCGCCCTGTCGAAGGGCCGGATTTTCGAGGAAACCCTGCCGCTGCTGGCAGCCGCCGGCGTGCAGGTGGCCGAGGACCCTGAAACGTCGCGCAAGCTGATCCTGCCGACGACCGATCCGAACCTGCGCGTGATCATCGTGCGCGCGAGCGACGTGCCGACCTACGTCGAGTACGGCGCGGCCGATTTCGGCGTGGCCGGCAAGGACGTGCTGGTCGAGCACGGCGGCTCGGGCCTGTATCAACCGATCGATCTGAACATTGCCCGCTGCCGGATGTCGGTGGCGGTGCCGGCCGGTTTCGACTATGCGAACGCGGTGCGCCAGGGCGCGCGCCTGCGGGTTGCGACCAAGTACGTCGAGACGGCCCGCGAACACTTCGCCGCGAAGGGCGTGCACGTCGACCTCATCAAGCTGTACGGCTCGATGGAGCTCGCGCCGCTCGTCGGGCTGGCCGACGCGATCGTCGACCTGGTCAGCTCGGGCGGCACGCTGAAGGCGAACAATCTGGTCGAGGTCGAGGAGATCATGTCGATCTCGTCGCGCCTCGTCGTGAACCAGGCTGCGCTGAAGTTGAAGCGCACGGCGCTCAAGCCGTTCCTCGACGCGTTCGAACGCGCGTCGCAGAATGGCAACTGA